From Rhineura floridana isolate rRhiFlo1 chromosome 5, rRhiFlo1.hap2, whole genome shotgun sequence, a single genomic window includes:
- the LOC133385152 gene encoding interferon-induced GTP-binding protein Mx2-like, with the protein MSKYRSWRETPTERRTRKILNKLSPEEEIDNPLDISNVQQNVAIGTSPPPLPEEVKPTPSFVVPNVFVPQKNEGFVFNPLPIKKENINQLGEQKQLNKKPENTLFDQYEEKIRPCIDLIDSLRALGVEKDLALPAIAVIGDQSSGKSSVLEALSGVALPRGSGIVTRCPLELKLKKLSSREKWKGKISYLDKTMELTYPSEVEKEIRKAQNIIAGDGVGISHKLISLEISSAEVPDLTLIDLPGIARVAVGNQPVDIGDQIKKLIKTFIDKQETINLVVVPSNVDIATTEALKMAQEVDLNGERTLGILTKPDLMDKGTEGTVVNILRNQVIPLKKGYMIVKCRGQQDIQSNMALASAIKEERMFFEKHKYFRILLQEKKATIPLLAEKLTGELVEHICRSLPTLEEQISVQLQKTNAEIQRYGKGTPRTDGERLYFLTDKIQWFNADITSSVQGEERVSENDTRLFTKIRKEFQKWGQIVTDSGLKIQKSLQPEEWRFENQYRGRELPGFVNYKTFEIIVRNHIMRLEIPAVEILNRVTEIVRQGFAEVAKRHFEDFHYLYIEAKNRIESIKEKQVKEAEATVRIQFAMEQILYCQDSMYKCDLRTVKEKMEMSSSNAKKSLHPMDVVFCSGTSQEDTAITETAFHLEAYFKSAGQRLSSQIPLIIQFYILKKYGDNLQNGMLQLLQQKEKLSVLLQERKDSAEQRQFLTDRIDRLSQARNHLAKFPS; encoded by the exons ATGTCGAAGTACCGTTCCTGGCGTGAAACTCCAACTGAGCGGCGTACCCGGAAAATTTTGAACAAGCTGTCTCCAGAGGAGGAGATAGATAATCCGTTGGATATTTCAAATGTGCAGCAAAATGTGGCTATAGGCACCTCCCCACCACCGTTACCGGAAGAAGTGAAACCTACGCCATCTTTTGTTGTGCCAAATGTATTTGTTCCACAAAAAAATGAAGGTTTTGTGTTCAACCCACTACCCATAAAAAAAGAGAATATCAATCAACTGGGAGAACAAAAACAACTCAATAAG AAACCAGAAAACACTTTATTTGATCAATATGAAGAGAAGATCCGTCCTTGTATTGACCTGATTGATTCTCTGAGAGCCCTTGGAGTGGAAAAGGACTTGGCATTGCCAGCAATTGCTGTGATTGGAGATCAGAGCTCTGGGAAAAGCTCCGTTCTGGAAGCACTCTCTGGAGTCGCTCTTCCTAGGGGCAGCG GTATTGTTACCAGATGTCCTTTAGAACTCAAACTGAAAAAACTGTCTTCTAGAGAAAAATGGAAAGGGAAAATTAGTTACCTGGataaaactatggaactcacatATCCTTCAGAGGTAGAAAAAGAAATAAGAAAAG CTCAGAACATAATTGCTGGTGATGGAGTGGGCATTAGCCATAAATTAATTAGCCTTGAAATTAGCTCTGCCGAGGTTCCAGATCTAACACTGATTGATCTACCAGGAATTGCAAGAGTGGCTGTGGGTAATCAGCCAGTAGATATTGGAGATCAG ATCAAAAAGCTGATCAAAACATTTATTGATAAGCAAGAGACAATAAATTTAGTGGTGGTTCCAAGTAATGTCGATATTGCCACAACAGAGGCACTGAAAATGGCTCAGGAGGTggatctgaatggagagagaaccCTTG GCATCCTGACAAAGCCTGACCTGATGGATAAAGGAACTGAGGGGACAGTTGTGAACATACTGAGAAACCAGGTCATCCCCTTGAAAAAGGGATATATGATTGTGAAATGTCGTGGGCAGCAAGATATCCAGTCCAACATGGCCCTGGCCTCTGCAATCAAGGAAGAGAGAATGTTTTTTGAGAAACATAAATACTTTAG AATCCTTCTACAGGAAAAAAAAGCCACAATCCCCTTACTGGCTGAGAAACTTACAGGTGAACTTGTGGAACACATTTGT agatcTTTGCCCACTTTAGAAGAGCAAATAAGCGTTCAGCTCCAAAAAACAAATGCTGAGATACAGAGGTATGGCAAAGGGACACCAAGAACTGATGGCGAGAGGCTGTATTTTTTAACAGAT AAAATCCAGTGGTTTAATGCAGATATCACAAGTTCAGTACAAGGAGAAGAAAGAGTGTCTGAAAATGATACCAGACTATTCACCAAAATTCGTAAAGAATTTCAGAAATGGGGCCAAATAGTCACTGACAGTGGCTTAAAGA TTCAAAAATCCCTACAACCTGAGGAGTGGAGATTTGAGAATCAGTATCGTGGCCGAGAGCTTCCAGGATTTGTCAATTACAAAACATTTGAGATTATTGTAAGGAATCATATCATGAGATTGGAAATACCAGCTGTTGAAATACTGAACAGAGTTACAG AAATAGTGCGTCAAGGTTTTGCAGAGGTTGCTAAACGTCATTTTGAAGATTTTCACTATCTATATATAGAAGCTAAG AACAGAATTGAAAGTATTAAAGAGAAACAAGTAAAGGAAGCAGAAGCTACAGTCAGGATCCAGTTTGCAATGGAACAGATCTTATACTGCCAGGACAGTATGTACAAGTGTGACTTAAGAACTgtaaaggaaaaaatggaaatgagctccTCGAATGCAAAAAAGTCTCTCCATCCCATGGATGTTGTTTTTTGTTCTGGAACTTCTCAAGAAGACACTGCAATCACTGAAACAGCTTTTCATTTAGAGGCATACTTCAAG AGTGCAGGCCAACGTCTCAGTTCTCAAATTCCTCTCATTATCCAGTTCTACATCCTCAAGAAATATGGAGATAATCTGCAAAATGGAATGCTGCAACtattgcagcaaaaagaaaaattgAGCGTTTTGCTCCAGGAGCGCAAAGATTCTGCTGAACAGAGGCAGTTCCTAACTGACCGTATTGATCGCCTGAGTCAAGCTCGGAACCACTTAGCAAAATTTCCTAGCTGA